The proteins below are encoded in one region of Thermodesulfovibrionales bacterium:
- a CDS encoding lipocalin-like domain-containing protein, protein MKRYVKELTMALLFVTIVSFGMLSGASDVWAQDKGGNLAQQIQGTWSLVSMYNEQDGKRTEQFGPSPRGSIIFTPDGRFSHILMRASLPKFAANSRMKGTSEENQAVVQGSVAYFGRYTVTSEKEQTVLNVSIEGSTFPNWDGENQKRIITIVGDELKMIAATTTIGGTNYGVYKRAGAATKMKEGIEQKKDELMEKMEGDMPTKIPGYH, encoded by the coding sequence ATGAAACGGTATGTTAAGGAACTGACAATGGCATTGCTGTTCGTTACCATTGTTTCTTTTGGGATGCTGTCCGGAGCTTCGGATGTCTGGGCCCAGGATAAGGGTGGCAATTTGGCACAGCAGATTCAGGGAACCTGGAGTCTCGTCTCAATGTATAACGAGCAAGACGGCAAGAGGACCGAACAGTTCGGACCCAGTCCGAGGGGTTCCATAATTTTTACCCCAGACGGCCGCTTCTCGCACATCCTGATGCGTGCGAGCCTCCCGAAATTCGCCGCCAACAGCCGCATGAAAGGAACCAGCGAGGAGAATCAGGCGGTTGTTCAAGGGTCCGTTGCCTATTTCGGCAGGTATACGGTGACGAGCGAGAAGGAGCAAACTGTGTTAAATGTGTCAATCGAAGGAAGTACGTTCCCCAACTGGGATGGCGAGAATCAGAAGCGGATTATCACCATCGTCGGAGACGAGTTGAAAATGATTGCCGCCACCACGACGATTGGCGGAACGAACTACGGCGTCTATAAACGGGCGGGTGCGGCAACAAAGATGAAGGAAGGAATAGAGCAGAAGAAAGACGAGTTGATGGAAAAGATGGAAGGAGACATGCCGACGAAGATACCTGGTTATCATTAA